The Chlorocebus sabaeus isolate Y175 chromosome 1, mChlSab1.0.hap1, whole genome shotgun sequence genome includes a region encoding these proteins:
- the AMPD3 gene encoding AMP deaminase 3 isoform X7 — MALSSEPAEMPRQFPKLNISEVDEQVRLLAEKVFAKVLREEDSKDALSLFTVPEDCPIGQKEAKERELQKELAEQKSVETAKRKKSFKMIRSQSLSLQMPTQQDWKGPPAASPVMSPTTPVVTGATSQPTPAPYAMPEFQRVTISGDYCAGITLEDYEQAAKSLAKALMIREKYARLAYHRFPRITSQYLGHPRADTAPPEEGLPDFHPPPLPQEDPYCLDDAPPNLDYLVHMQGGILFVYDNKKMLERQEPHSLPYPDLETYTVDMSHILALITDGPTKTYCHRRLNFLESKFSLHEMLNEMSEFKELKSNPHRDFYNVRKVDTHIHAAACMNQKHLLRFIKHTYQTEPDRTVAEKWGQKITLRQVFDSLHMDPYDLTVDSLDVHAGRQTFHRFDKFNSKYNPVGASELRDLYLKTENYLGGEYFARMVKEVARELEESKYQYSEPRLSIYGRSPEEWPNLARWFIQHKVYSPNMRWIIQVPRIYDIFRSKKLLPNFGKMLENIFLPLFEATINPQDHRELHLFLKYVTGFDSVDDESKHSDHMFSDKSPSPDVWTSEQNPPYSYYLYYMYANIMVLNNLRRERGLSTFLFRPHCGEAGSITHLVSAFLTADNISHGLLLKKQ; from the exons CCGAGATGCCGCGGCAGTTTCCCAAGCTGAACATCTCTGAAGTGGATGAGCAAGTCCGGCTCCTGGCGGAGAAGGTGTTTGCTAAAGTGCTCCGAGAAGAGGACAGCAAAGATGCACTGTCCCTGTTCACTGTCCCAGAGGACTGCCCCATCGGGCAAAAGGAAGCCAAGGAGAGGGAGCTGCAGAAGGAGCTGGCGGAGCAGAAGTCTGTGGAGACCGCAAAAAG AAAGAAAAGTTTCAAGATGATTCGGTCCCAGTCCCTGTCTCTGCAAATGCCGACACAGCAAGATTGGAAGGGCCCCCCGGCAGCCAGTCCGGTCATGTCTCCCACAACCCCTGTGGTCACTGGAGCCACTTCCCAGCCCACGCCAGCACCCTATGCCATGCCTGAGTTCCAGCGGGTCACCATCAGCGGAGATTACTGTGCCGGG ATCACTTTGGAAGACTACGAGCAGGCAGCCAAGAGCCTGGCCAAGGCCCTAATGATCCGGGAGAAGTATGCAAGGCTCGCCTACCACCGCTTCCCGCGGATCACATCCCAGTACCTGGGTCATCCGCGGGCAGATACTGCACCTCCGGAAGAGGGCCTTCCAG ACTTCCACCCTCCTCCACTGCCCCAGGAAGACCCCTACTGCCTGGATGATGCACCCCCCAACCTGGATTACTTGGTCCACATGCAGGGGGGCATTCTCTTCGTGTATGATAACAAGAAGATGCTGGAGCGCCAGGAGCCGCACAGCCTACCCTACCCTGACCTGGAGACGTACACAGTGGACATGAGCCACATCCTGGCTCTCATCACCGATGGCCCCAC GAAAACCTATTGTCACCGACGACTGAACTTTCTGGAATCCAAGTTCAGCCTTCATGAGATGTTAAACGAAATGTCTGAGTTCAAAGAGTTGAAGAGTAACCCCCACCGGGACTTCTATAACGTGAGAAAG GTGGACACGCACATCCATGCGGCTGCCTGCATGAACCAAAAGCATCTGCTGCGCTTCATCAAGCACACGTACCAGACGGAGCCTGACAGGACTGTGGCGGAGAAGTGGGGCCAGAAGATCACCCTGCGGCAGGTGTTTGACAGCCTGCACATGGACCCCTACGACCTCACTGTGGACTCGCTGGATGTCCACGCG GGCCGGCAGACATTCCACCGCTTTGACAAGTTCAACTCCAAATACAACCCTGTGGGGGCCAGTGAGCTGCGTGACCTgtatttgaaaactgaaaactatcTGGGAGGAGAGTACTTTGCTCGGATGGTCAAG GAGGTTGCCCGGGAGCTGGAGGAGAGCAAGTACCAGTACTCAGAGCCACGGCTCTCCATCTACGGCCGCAGTCCCGAGGAGTGGCCCAACCTGGCCCGCTGGTTCATCCAGCACAAGGTCTACTCTCCCAACATGCGCTGGATCATCCAGGTGCCCCGGATCTA TGACATATTTAGGTCAAAGAAGCTGCTGCCAAACTTTGGGAAGATGCTGGAGAACATCTTCCTGCCCCTTTTCGAGGCTACGATCAACCCCCAAGATCATCGAGAGCTTCACCTCTTCCTTAAATAT GTGACGGGGTTCGACAGCGTGGATGATGAGTCCAAGCACAGTGATCACATGTTTTCTGACAAGAGCCCGAGTCCGGATGTCTGGACCAGCGAGCAGAACCCACCCTACAGCTACTACCTGTACTACATGTATGCCAACATCATGGTGCTCAACAACCTCCGCAG GGAGCGCGGCCTGAGCACGTTCCTGTTCCGGCCGCACTGTGGGGAGGCCGGCTCCATCACCCACCTGGTGTCTGCCTTCCTCACTGCTGACAACATTTCCCATGGGCTGCTCCTTAAGAAG